A genomic segment from Brevundimonas mediterranea encodes:
- the cyoA gene encoding ubiquinol oxidase subunit II, producing MRRLRLLLLVPMVALLSACNLVVLKPAGDIAQQQGDLLMISTLLMLIIIVPVMALTVFFAWKYRASNKDAEYQPDWDHSTHLEVVIWAAPLLIIICLGALTWAGTHLLDPYRPIDRIKPGQAVDESIEPLQVNVVALDWKWLFIYPQYGVATVNELAAPVDRPIRFHITSSSVMNSFYIPALAGQIYAMPGMETKLHAVINRPGEYEGFSANYSGDGFSHMRFAFHGMDQAGFDGWIAGVRQGGQALDRDRYLELEKPSEKVPAMRFSTVDGGLWDAILNMCVEPGKMCMGEMMEIDRKGGLTMASVRNTMPLVYDKYAGRGKNAAIFGSNDSYVMTICTPLQAEAAAADRIRRAELDAASAPVSLAPLSGLGLTQGVPMASLSTDKQSTGAVSTDVRSSPNA from the coding sequence TTGCGCCGTCTGCGCCTACTCCTGCTCGTGCCCATGGTGGCGCTTCTGTCGGCCTGTAATCTGGTCGTGCTGAAACCCGCCGGCGACATCGCCCAGCAGCAGGGCGACCTGCTGATGATCTCCACCCTGCTGATGCTGATCATCATCGTTCCGGTGATGGCGCTGACCGTATTCTTCGCCTGGAAGTACCGGGCGTCGAACAAGGACGCGGAATACCAACCGGACTGGGACCACTCGACCCATCTGGAGGTCGTGATCTGGGCCGCGCCCCTGCTGATCATCATCTGCCTGGGCGCCCTGACCTGGGCCGGCACTCACCTTCTCGATCCTTACCGCCCGATCGACCGGATCAAGCCGGGGCAGGCGGTGGACGAAAGCATTGAGCCGCTGCAGGTCAATGTGGTCGCGCTCGATTGGAAATGGCTGTTCATCTATCCGCAGTACGGCGTCGCCACCGTCAACGAACTGGCCGCGCCTGTGGATCGCCCCATCCGCTTCCACATCACCTCGTCCTCGGTGATGAACTCCTTCTATATTCCCGCCCTGGCTGGCCAGATCTACGCCATGCCGGGCATGGAGACGAAGCTGCACGCCGTCATCAACCGTCCGGGCGAGTATGAAGGCTTCTCGGCCAACTATTCCGGCGACGGCTTCTCGCACATGCGTTTCGCCTTCCACGGTATGGACCAGGCAGGCTTTGACGGCTGGATCGCCGGGGTTCGCCAGGGCGGTCAGGCGCTGGATCGCGACCGTTACCTCGAACTGGAAAAGCCCAGCGAGAAGGTGCCGGCGATGCGTTTCTCCACGGTCGACGGCGGCCTGTGGGACGCGATCCTCAACATGTGCGTCGAGCCGGGCAAGATGTGCATGGGCGAGATGATGGAAATCGACCGCAAGGGCGGCCTGACCATGGCCTCGGTGCGCAACACCATGCCGCTGGTCTATGACAAGTACGCCGGTCGCGGAAAGAACGCGGCGATCTTCGGCTCGAACGACAGCTATGTCATGACCATCTGCACGCCGCTGCAGGCCGAGGCTGCGGCCGCTGATCGCATCCGCCGGGCCGAACTTGACGCGGCCAGCGCCCCTGTCAGCCTGGCGCCTTTGTCGGGCCTGGGTTTGACCCAGGGCGTGCCGATGGCGTCGCTGTCCACAGACAAACAATCGACGGGGGCGGTTTCGACCGACGTCCGTTCCTCCCCCAACGCCTGA
- a CDS encoding MFS transporter, producing the protein MSVSTTPSSESLERDAAALHSDHGKVDAGEIAIGVIIGRTSEFFDFFVYAIASVVVFPQLIFPFAGPIGGTLLSFAIFALAFLARPFGTALFIAIDQKFGRGAKLTIALFLLGTSTVAVAFLPGYETIGIAAAVLLAVFRIGQGVALGGAWDGLASLLAVNAPENRRGWYAMIPQLGAPIGLIVASALFAFFLNTLSAADFLDWGWRYPFFVAFAINVVALFARLRIVVTPSFQKLFETRELQPTPVHTAIKAEGPRIAIGAFAPLASFAMFHMVTVFPLSWVFLFTQETPVRFLLIEMVGAVFGLLAILASGVLADRYGRRALLAVTAAGIAAFSGFAPQLLNGGAIGELTFMISGFILLGLSFGQASGPVASSFSLANRYTSSALTSDLAWLFGAGFAPLVALWISSQFGLIAAGAYLLSGAICTLVALWLNRELARSSSDKTPAPKA; encoded by the coding sequence ATGTCCGTCTCGACGACCCCTTCGTCAGAGTCGCTGGAACGCGACGCCGCAGCCCTCCACTCCGATCACGGCAAGGTGGACGCCGGCGAAATCGCCATCGGCGTGATCATTGGCCGGACGTCGGAGTTCTTTGACTTCTTCGTCTACGCCATCGCTTCCGTGGTCGTGTTTCCGCAACTGATCTTCCCGTTCGCCGGGCCGATCGGCGGCACGCTGCTGTCCTTCGCGATCTTCGCCCTGGCCTTCCTGGCCCGCCCTTTCGGCACGGCCCTGTTCATCGCCATCGACCAGAAGTTCGGGCGCGGCGCCAAGCTTACCATAGCGCTGTTCCTGCTGGGCACCTCGACCGTCGCGGTGGCCTTCCTGCCCGGCTATGAAACCATCGGCATCGCCGCCGCCGTACTGCTCGCTGTCTTCCGCATCGGTCAGGGCGTCGCGCTGGGGGGCGCCTGGGACGGCCTGGCTTCGCTTCTGGCGGTCAACGCCCCCGAGAATCGCCGCGGCTGGTACGCCATGATTCCCCAACTGGGCGCGCCCATCGGCCTGATCGTCGCCTCTGCCCTGTTCGCCTTCTTCCTGAACACCCTGTCGGCGGCCGACTTCCTGGACTGGGGCTGGCGCTATCCCTTCTTCGTGGCCTTCGCCATCAACGTCGTGGCCCTGTTCGCCCGCCTTCGCATCGTCGTGACCCCCAGCTTCCAGAAGCTGTTCGAGACCCGCGAGTTGCAGCCCACTCCGGTCCACACCGCCATCAAGGCGGAAGGCCCCCGGATCGCCATCGGCGCCTTCGCCCCCCTGGCCAGCTTCGCCATGTTCCACATGGTCACCGTCTTCCCCCTGTCCTGGGTCTTCCTGTTCACCCAGGAAACGCCGGTCCGCTTCCTGCTGATCGAAATGGTCGGGGCCGTTTTCGGCCTGCTGGCCATCCTCGCTTCGGGCGTTTTGGCCGATCGCTATGGCCGACGCGCCCTGCTGGCGGTCACCGCCGCCGGCATCGCCGCCTTCTCGGGCTTCGCCCCCCAGCTGCTGAACGGCGGGGCGATCGGCGAGCTGACCTTCATGATCTCCGGCTTCATCCTGCTGGGCCTGTCGTTCGGTCAAGCCTCCGGTCCGGTGGCGTCCAGCTTCTCCCTGGCCAACCGCTATACATCATCGGCCCTGACCTCGGACCTGGCCTGGCTGTTCGGCGCCGGCTTCGCCCCCCTGGTCGCCCTGTGGATCTCGAGCCAGTTCGGCCTGATCGCCGCCGGCGCCTATCTGCTGTCCGGCGCGATCTGCACCCTGGTCGCCCTGTGGCTCAACCGCGAACTGGCCCGCAGTTCCTCGGACAAGACCCCCGCCCCCAAGGCGTGA
- the cyoD gene encoding cytochrome o ubiquinol oxidase subunit IV: MSADNNDHSPESHEVDHLGHEAHNHGSFRSYMIGFVLSVILTAIPFALVMTGALPPQATALIVMAFAVVQIVVHMIYFLHMNSKSEGGWTMLALIFTIIVVVIALSGSLWVMYHLNTNMMPATHEMSQMSS, encoded by the coding sequence ATGAGCGCCGACAACAACGATCACTCGCCCGAGTCGCACGAGGTGGACCACCTGGGCCACGAGGCGCACAATCACGGCTCCTTCAGGAGCTATATGATCGGTTTCGTGCTGTCGGTGATCCTGACGGCCATCCCGTTCGCCCTGGTGATGACCGGCGCCTTGCCGCCCCAGGCGACGGCCCTGATCGTCATGGCGTTCGCCGTGGTGCAGATCGTGGTCCACATGATCTACTTCCTGCACATGAACTCCAAGTCGGAGGGCGGCTGGACCATGCTGGCCCTGATCTTCACGATCATCGTGGTGGTCATCGCCCTGTCGGGTTCGCTGTGGGTGATGTACCACCTGAACACCAACATGATGCCCGCCACCCACGAAATGAGCCAGATGTCCTCCTGA
- the cyoC gene encoding cytochrome o ubiquinol oxidase subunit III — protein MSVTATEIDPNVFHLEEEPHHEEGSSTMLGFWLYLMSDCLIFAMLFAVFGVLGGNYAAGPGPKELFDLELVAVNTAMLLFSSITYGFAMLAMDKNNRTQTLIWLAITGLFGLAFLGIELYEFAHLIHEGATPQRSAFLSAFFTLVGTHGLHVTFGIIWLVTLMVQVSWKGLIPANKRRLMCLSMFWHFLDVIWIGVFTFVYLLGMVR, from the coding sequence ATGAGCGTGACCGCGACTGAGATCGACCCGAACGTCTTCCATCTGGAAGAGGAGCCGCATCACGAGGAAGGCTCCAGCACCATGCTGGGCTTCTGGCTCTATCTGATGAGCGACTGCCTCATCTTTGCGATGCTGTTCGCCGTGTTCGGCGTCCTGGGCGGCAACTACGCCGCCGGGCCGGGACCCAAGGAGCTGTTCGACCTGGAGCTGGTGGCGGTCAACACCGCCATGCTGCTGTTCTCGTCGATCACCTACGGCTTCGCCATGCTGGCGATGGACAAGAACAACAGGACCCAGACCCTGATCTGGCTGGCGATCACCGGCCTGTTTGGTCTGGCCTTCCTGGGAATCGAACTCTACGAGTTCGCGCACCTGATCCATGAAGGCGCGACGCCGCAACGCAGCGCCTTCCTGTCTGCCTTCTTCACCCTGGTTGGCACCCACGGCCTGCACGTGACCTTCGGCATCATCTGGCTGGTGACGCTGATGGTTCAGGTCAGCTGGAAGGGCCTGATCCCCGCCAACAAACGCCGCCTGATGTGCCTGTCGATGTTCTGGCACTTCCTCGACGTCATCTGGATCGGCGTCTTCACCTTCGTCTATCTGCTGGGCATGGTTCGATGA
- a CDS encoding SURF1 family protein, whose protein sequence is MLFAGFVALGGWQLQRLAWKTDLIAQVEARVHAAPQPAPGPDAWPTVSRETDQYRRVTARGVFRHDRETLVQAVTDYGAGFWVMTPLQTDAGATILINRGFVTPQRRLQKDRPGGQATGEQQVTGLLRITEPKGGFLRTNDPAGDRWYSRDVAAIAAAKELSNVAPYFIDADATPNPDGWPRGGLTIVKFPNSHLVYALTWFGMALMTLVGFWLVAREVRRRRSAQ, encoded by the coding sequence TTGCTGTTCGCGGGCTTCGTCGCCCTGGGCGGATGGCAGTTGCAGCGACTGGCGTGGAAGACCGACCTGATCGCCCAGGTCGAAGCGAGGGTGCACGCCGCGCCGCAACCCGCGCCGGGGCCGGACGCCTGGCCGACGGTGTCGAGAGAGACGGACCAGTATCGCCGCGTCACGGCGCGGGGCGTTTTTCGACATGACCGGGAGACCCTGGTTCAGGCCGTCACGGATTACGGCGCCGGATTCTGGGTCATGACGCCGCTGCAGACCGACGCCGGCGCCACGATTCTGATCAATCGGGGCTTCGTCACGCCACAGCGTCGTTTGCAGAAGGATCGACCGGGCGGGCAGGCGACGGGCGAACAACAGGTGACCGGCCTGTTGCGCATCACCGAACCCAAGGGCGGTTTTCTGCGCACGAATGACCCGGCGGGCGACCGCTGGTACTCGCGCGACGTTGCGGCCATCGCTGCAGCCAAGGAGCTGTCGAATGTCGCGCCCTATTTCATAGACGCCGACGCGACGCCCAATCCCGACGGCTGGCCCAGGGGCGGTCTGACCATCGTGAAATTCCCTAACAGCCATCTCGTCTACGCCCTGACCTGGTTCGGCATGGCCCTGATGACCCTTGTCGGCTTCTGGCTCGTGGCCCGCGAAGTCCGGCGCCGTCGATCCGCGCAATGA
- a CDS encoding ClbS/DfsB family four-helix bundle protein — translation MAVPTSKMELLTAITTTFAKLMADLAKIPPNRAREATMKGHADGTTMSPADLVAYLVGWNELVLKWLDRDDRDEPVDYPEAGFKWNQLGLLAQKFYADCNAIEWPELLARLEDAKTGLMVTITARSDEELYGGAWYGKWTKGRMIQFNTSSAYANARARVRAWQKAQD, via the coding sequence ATGGCTGTTCCAACCTCAAAGATGGAATTGCTGACCGCCATTACGACCACGTTCGCAAAGCTGATGGCGGATTTAGCGAAAATTCCGCCGAACCGCGCACGTGAGGCCACGATGAAGGGGCATGCCGACGGAACCACCATGAGCCCGGCCGATCTGGTGGCCTATCTGGTCGGATGGAACGAGTTGGTTCTGAAATGGCTGGATCGTGACGACCGGGATGAACCGGTTGACTATCCCGAGGCCGGTTTCAAATGGAACCAACTCGGCCTGCTGGCGCAGAAATTCTACGCCGATTGCAACGCAATCGAATGGCCTGAACTGCTCGCCCGTCTGGAGGATGCGAAGACAGGACTGATGGTGACGATCACGGCCCGGTCAGATGAGGAACTGTATGGCGGCGCTTGGTACGGGAAATGGACCAAGGGGCGTATGATCCAGTTTAATACCTCATCCGCTTACGCCAATGCCCGAGCCCGAGTTCGGGCGTGGCAGAAGGCGCAAGACTGA
- a CDS encoding ATP-binding protein, with protein sequence MTKTLQRLLGIGDWRETAVSQETANRRNLRLLIQLRWLAVAGQVATILLVHFVMGIRLPVFWLLIAPAGLALVNLVSVPLTQRRDAISDQELMLALLADVAALTWQLFLTGGAANPFVALYLLQVVLGAVLLAPVYAWSLIGVTSLCFAGLGVFNRPLNLPPDSEDALLSLYMQGSLICFLLMAVLLVLFMTRINDNLRARDAYVADVRQQATEQDHIVRMGLLASGAAHELGTPLASLSVILSDWRRMPMLKADADLKQDMDVMQAEVERCKAIVTGILMSAGEARGQAPMRTTMGRFLNEVVQGWSARDARVRVEVTAWTGPDPSVIADPALRQVFGVLFDNAVEAGARRIFVSPVVRDGQLEFAIRDNGPGFPATILERLGKPYNSTKDRPGAGLGLFLLVNVMRSLGGAVEASNPPAGGGEVRLILPIAALAPQEMSDD encoded by the coding sequence ATGACCAAGACGCTTCAACGCCTGCTGGGCATCGGCGACTGGCGCGAGACGGCGGTGTCGCAGGAAACCGCGAACCGGCGAAATCTTCGCCTGCTGATCCAGCTGCGCTGGCTGGCGGTCGCCGGTCAGGTCGCCACCATACTGCTGGTCCATTTTGTCATGGGCATCCGCCTGCCGGTCTTCTGGCTGCTGATCGCACCCGCCGGCCTGGCCCTGGTCAATCTGGTCAGCGTCCCGCTGACGCAGCGCCGGGACGCCATCTCGGATCAGGAACTCATGCTGGCCTTGCTGGCCGATGTCGCGGCCCTGACGTGGCAGCTTTTCCTCACCGGCGGCGCGGCCAATCCGTTCGTGGCCCTCTATCTGCTGCAGGTCGTGCTCGGCGCGGTGCTTCTGGCCCCCGTCTACGCCTGGTCGCTGATCGGCGTCACCAGTCTGTGTTTCGCCGGCCTTGGCGTATTCAACCGGCCGCTGAACCTGCCGCCCGACAGCGAGGATGCTCTGTTGAGCCTCTATATGCAGGGCAGCCTGATCTGTTTCCTGTTGATGGCGGTGCTGCTGGTGCTGTTCATGACGCGGATCAACGACAATCTGCGCGCCCGCGACGCCTATGTCGCCGATGTGCGCCAGCAGGCGACGGAACAGGATCACATCGTGCGCATGGGCCTGCTGGCTTCGGGGGCGGCGCACGAGCTGGGTACGCCCCTGGCGTCGCTGTCGGTCATACTGAGCGACTGGCGAAGGATGCCGATGCTGAAGGCCGATGCGGACCTGAAGCAGGACATGGACGTGATGCAGGCCGAGGTCGAACGCTGCAAGGCCATCGTCACCGGCATCCTGATGTCGGCGGGCGAGGCGAGAGGCCAGGCGCCGATGCGCACGACCATGGGCCGGTTTCTGAACGAGGTGGTTCAGGGCTGGAGCGCCCGTGACGCCCGTGTCCGGGTCGAGGTCACGGCATGGACCGGACCCGATCCGAGCGTCATCGCCGACCCCGCCCTGCGTCAGGTCTTCGGCGTCCTGTTCGACAATGCGGTGGAGGCGGGGGCTCGCCGCATCTTCGTGTCTCCGGTCGTTCGCGACGGGCAGCTGGAATTTGCGATCCGCGACAATGGGCCCGGCTTTCCAGCCACGATTCTGGAGCGGCTGGGCAAACCCTATAATTCGACGAAGGATCGCCCCGGCGCGGGTTTGGGCTTGTTTCTTCTGGTGAATGTGATGCGTTCGCTGGGCGGCGCGGTTGAAGCGTCCAATCCCCCAGCTGGCGGCGGCGAGGTGCGGTTGATCCTCCCCATCGCCGCCCTGGCGCCGCAGGAGATGTCCGATGACTGA
- a CDS encoding septal ring lytic transglycosylase RlpA family protein has translation MTTGQWMRSGLILGLFSLLAACSTVGGKGGASGIPVVKDPAPIVSGTMRPYQVRGRWYTPKEQPDYEEVGMASWYGDAFNGRPTSSGERFDMHQLTAAHKTLPLPGLVEVTNLENGRRLVVRVNDRGPFVDSRIIDLSREAAQELGMLSQGVGRVRVRYLGRAPRQGGGTIPRAEGPARAPSSAPAPAPSPVPVAVAAEVASFWVQAGTFSDQGEASRIAEHLSGWVRADRNGGRYNVVVGPWESANAAEAARQSVVAKGYVGALLISGS, from the coding sequence ATGACGACCGGACAATGGATGCGCAGCGGCCTGATCCTGGGCCTGTTCTCGCTGCTGGCGGCCTGTTCGACCGTCGGCGGCAAAGGCGGCGCGAGCGGAATTCCCGTGGTCAAGGATCCGGCGCCGATCGTGTCGGGGACGATGCGGCCCTATCAGGTGCGCGGACGCTGGTACACGCCCAAGGAGCAGCCGGACTACGAGGAGGTCGGTATGGCCTCCTGGTACGGGGACGCCTTCAACGGGCGGCCGACCTCAAGCGGCGAGCGGTTCGACATGCACCAGCTGACGGCGGCGCATAAGACCCTGCCGCTGCCGGGGCTGGTCGAGGTCACCAACCTGGAAAATGGTCGTCGGCTGGTGGTCCGGGTCAATGATCGGGGCCCGTTCGTTGACAGTCGGATCATCGACCTGTCGCGGGAGGCGGCGCAGGAGCTGGGGATGCTGTCGCAGGGCGTCGGGCGGGTGCGGGTCCGGTATCTGGGCCGCGCGCCCCGACAGGGCGGCGGGACGATCCCGCGGGCGGAAGGGCCGGCCAGAGCGCCAAGCTCGGCCCCGGCGCCCGCGCCTTCGCCCGTTCCGGTGGCTGTCGCTGCGGAGGTCGCCAGCTTCTGGGTGCAGGCGGGGACCTTCTCGGACCAGGGCGAGGCGAGCCGAATCGCGGAGCATTTGAGCGGATGGGTGCGCGCAGACCGGAATGGGGGGCGGTATAATGTCGTGGTCGGTCCGTGGGAGAGCGCCAATGCGGCCGAGGCTGCGCGCCAATCCGTCGTGGCGAAGGGTTATGTCGGCGCCCTGTTGATATCGGGCAGTTGA
- a CDS encoding response regulator transcription factor, translating into MTDETPTLLIVEDDESFSRTLRKSFERRGYTVVSADGPDQMAEVLKIHRPGFAVVDLKLGGASGLGCVSTLRAFDADMNIVVLTGFASIATAVEAIKLGARHYLAKPASTDDIEAAFGKASGDAATPLTSRPTSIKTLEWERIHETLVETDFNISEAARRLGMHRRTLARKLEKRRVT; encoded by the coding sequence ATGACTGATGAAACCCCGACCCTGTTGATCGTCGAGGACGACGAATCCTTCTCGCGCACCCTGCGCAAGTCCTTCGAACGGCGGGGGTATACGGTGGTCAGCGCGGACGGCCCGGATCAGATGGCCGAAGTGTTGAAAATTCACCGGCCGGGCTTCGCCGTGGTCGATCTCAAACTGGGCGGCGCCTCCGGCCTGGGGTGCGTCTCGACCCTTCGCGCCTTTGACGCCGACATGAACATCGTCGTCCTGACCGGCTTCGCCAGTATCGCCACGGCGGTGGAGGCGATCAAACTGGGCGCCCGTCACTATTTGGCCAAGCCGGCCAGCACCGATGACATCGAAGCCGCCTTCGGCAAGGCGTCGGGCGACGCCGCCACGCCGCTGACCAGCCGCCCGACCTCGATCAAGACCCTGGAATGGGAACGGATCCACGAGACCCTGGTGGAGACGGACTTCAACATCTCCGAAGCCGCTCGCCGCCTCGGCATGCATCGCCGCACCCTGGCCCGGAAACTTGAGAAGCGTCGCGTGACCTGA
- the cyoB gene encoding cytochrome o ubiquinol oxidase subunit I: MNADTLIPLIFGRLTLEALPLHEPILVVTMIVVLLGGVALLGALTYFKLWGYLWKEWFTTVDHKKIGIMYMILGLIMFVRGFADAIMMRLQQAMAFGGSEGYLNAHHYDQVFTAHGVIMIFFVAMPMVTGIMNYVVPLQIGARDVSFPFLNNFSFWMTTAGAIIVMASLFVGEFARTGWLAYPPLSGIGYSPGVGVDYYIWALQIAGVGTTLSGINLIATIVKMRAPGMGMMKMPIFTWTSLCTNVLIVASFPVLTAVLALLTLDRYVGTNFFTNDFGGNPMMYVNLIWIWGHPEVYILILPLFGVFSEVASTFSGKKLFGYTSMVYATVVITILSYLVWLHHFFTMGSGASVNSFFGITTMIISIPTGAKIFNWLFTMYRGRIRFELPMMWLVAFMLTFVIGGLTGVLLAVPPADFVLHNSLFLVAHFHNVIIGGVLFGLFAAINFWWPKAFGFRLNKFWGLVSFWCWVPGFWLAFAPLYVLGLMGVTRRMRVFDDPSLQIWFVIAAIGAGVIALGIAAMFIQFAVSIINRDKLRDITGDPWGGRTLEWATSSPPPAYNFASTPVIHDSDAWWDMKKKGYQRPLSGYRAIHMPSNTGTGVIISGLCLVMGLALIWYIWWLAALTFVGVLAVSIAHTFNYKRDYYIPEDEVRETEEARTRALAGTEA, from the coding sequence ATGAACGCTGACACCCTCATTCCACTCATCTTCGGGCGGTTGACGCTCGAGGCTCTGCCATTGCACGAGCCGATCCTGGTCGTGACCATGATCGTGGTCCTGCTGGGCGGCGTCGCCCTGCTGGGCGCCCTGACCTATTTCAAGCTCTGGGGCTATCTCTGGAAGGAATGGTTCACGACCGTGGACCACAAGAAGATCGGGATCATGTACATGATCCTGGGTCTGATCATGTTCGTGCGCGGCTTCGCCGACGCCATCATGATGCGCCTGCAGCAGGCGATGGCGTTCGGCGGGTCCGAAGGCTATCTGAACGCACACCACTATGATCAGGTCTTCACCGCTCACGGGGTGATCATGATCTTCTTCGTGGCCATGCCGATGGTGACGGGGATCATGAACTATGTCGTGCCGCTGCAGATCGGCGCGCGCGACGTCTCCTTCCCCTTCCTCAACAATTTCAGCTTCTGGATGACGACGGCCGGCGCCATCATCGTCATGGCCTCGCTGTTCGTCGGCGAGTTCGCCCGCACGGGCTGGCTGGCCTATCCGCCGCTGTCCGGCATCGGCTACAGCCCCGGCGTCGGGGTGGACTATTACATATGGGCGCTGCAGATTGCGGGGGTGGGGACGACCCTGTCCGGCATCAACCTGATCGCCACCATCGTGAAGATGCGGGCGCCGGGCATGGGCATGATGAAGATGCCGATCTTCACCTGGACGTCTCTCTGCACCAACGTCCTGATCGTGGCGTCCTTCCCGGTCCTGACCGCCGTCCTGGCCTTGCTGACGCTGGACCGCTATGTCGGCACCAACTTCTTCACGAACGACTTCGGCGGCAACCCGATGATGTACGTGAACCTGATCTGGATCTGGGGCCACCCTGAGGTCTACATCCTGATCCTGCCGCTGTTCGGCGTCTTCTCGGAAGTCGCCTCGACCTTCTCGGGCAAGAAGCTGTTCGGCTACACCTCGATGGTCTACGCGACGGTCGTGATCACGATCCTGTCGTACCTGGTGTGGCTCCACCACTTCTTCACCATGGGTTCGGGCGCGTCGGTGAACTCCTTCTTCGGCATCACCACGATGATCATCTCGATCCCGACGGGGGCGAAGATCTTCAACTGGCTCTTCACCATGTATCGGGGCCGTATCCGTTTCGAACTGCCGATGATGTGGCTGGTCGCCTTCATGCTGACCTTCGTGATCGGCGGATTGACCGGCGTGCTTCTGGCCGTGCCGCCGGCCGACTTCGTGCTGCACAACTCGCTGTTCCTGGTCGCCCACTTCCACAACGTCATCATCGGCGGCGTGTTGTTCGGCCTGTTCGCCGCCATCAACTTCTGGTGGCCCAAGGCTTTCGGCTTCAGACTCAACAAGTTCTGGGGGCTGGTCAGCTTCTGGTGCTGGGTGCCGGGCTTCTGGCTGGCGTTCGCGCCCCTGTATGTCCTGGGTCTCATGGGCGTGACGCGCCGGATGCGGGTGTTCGACGACCCGTCCTTGCAGATCTGGTTCGTCATCGCCGCCATCGGCGCAGGCGTCATCGCCCTGGGCATCGCGGCCATGTTCATCCAGTTCGCGGTCTCGATCATCAATCGCGACAAGCTGCGTGACATCACGGGCGATCCGTGGGGCGGCCGCACCCTGGAATGGGCCACCTCTTCACCTCCGCCCGCCTACAACTTCGCCTCCACGCCGGTCATCCATGACTCCGACGCCTGGTGGGACATGAAGAAGAAGGGCTATCAGCGTCCGCTGTCCGGCTATCGCGCCATCCACATGCCCTCGAACACGGGCACGGGGGTCATCATCTCGGGCCTGTGCCTGGTGATGGGTCTGGCGCTGATCTGGTACATCTGGTGGCTGGCGGCCCTGACCTTCGTGGGCGTGCTGGCGGTCTCGATCGCCCACACCTTCAACTACAAGCGCGACTACTACATCCCTGAGGATGAGGTGCGCGAAACCGAAGAGGCGCGCACGCGCGCCCTGGCCGGAACGGAGGCCTGA